GCGCATCGCCCGTTACTCCAGCGGACCGAAGAACAGGTCCGGTTTTGAAGAGGAGTAATTGGCATGACGAAGAAATGGATGACTACAGCCCTTGCAGCGGGTCTCGCGGCATTCGTAGGCTCCGCCGCCGAGGCAAGGGAACACCCCCCGTTAGCTGATGGGGAGAGATTGTCCAAACAATCGGTCCGGACGACCGGGCGCAGCGATGGCGAGATCATCGTCGCCGGGAACAGTTCGTCCAACTCGAGCTCCAACTCGTCGGGCAATTCAAGTTCCAATTCATCTTCGAACAGTTCCTCGAATTCGAGCTCGAACTCATCTTCGAACAGCTCTTCGAACTCGAGCTCGAACTCGTCCTCGAACAGTTCATCCAACTCGAGCTCGAACGGCTCCGACCGGAGCTATCGAGCCGGCAGCCTGTGGCGCACACGCTGAGGCTTAGCGCATAAGAGCGGGGGCCGGACGATCGATCCGGCCCCCGCTTTTTTTCGCCTTACGTGGCTTCAGCGAGAAGCGCGTGCCACCTTGCGGTACCAGCCTTGGCCCGCAATCGTGTTGCGGTGGATCGTCTCGCGTTCCGTCGCCTCCATGCGCGTCTCGGCGCGAATTTCCGCGGTGACGGCCGCGGCATCGCGGCGGAACGGTATGACTTGCACGAGCGGTGTTCCCTTTTCGACGGTATAGAGGCCGTCCGGCGCTGTCACGAAAAATGGAAAATGGATATGCGCCGAATAGGTATCGGTATCGACGATGCCTGCAACGCATTCGAACGGCTGCCCCGGGCGGTTGAGCGGCGGCAGAAACAGGCAGCTCCAGCCCGGCGGCGTGCGGATCGACCAATAGTTATGGAACTTGCAGGGCGGGGTGGGTTCTCTCGGATTTCCAGCCACCTGGTGGGCGCCGTGATTGCTGACCATCACCCGGTCGAACTCCCAGCCCCCCTCGACGCTGCGGCCGTTGTCCTTGATCTCCAGTCTCACGGTTGCGGCGATCGGCAGGATCCAGCCGGTCGTCATTGCGTCGAGAAAAGGCATGCAGCGTTTGACTGTCAGGCCGTTGTTGGTGGTCGACAGATGCGCTGGATCGACAGCGGGCAGCTTGCGGAACCAGTCCGGCAGG
The Ensifer sp. WSM1721 genome window above contains:
- a CDS encoding DUF6065 family protein is translated as MFHFLQKEPRAIRFLCRPEDSGVIAPPVPAKTILPDWFRKLPAVDPAHLSTTNNGLTVKRCMPFLDAMTTGWILPIAATVRLEIKDNGRSVEGGWEFDRVMVSNHGAHQVAGNPREPTPPCKFHNYWSIRTPPGWSCLFLPPLNRPGQPFECVAGIVDTDTYSAHIHFPFFVTAPDGLYTVEKGTPLVQVIPFRRDAAAVTAEIRAETRMEATERETIHRNTIAGQGWYRKVARASR